A single Cucumis melo cultivar AY chromosome 4, USDA_Cmelo_AY_1.0, whole genome shotgun sequence DNA region contains:
- the LOC103486759 gene encoding nudix hydrolase 23, chloroplastic isoform X2: MLKSVHLFGCSSGFVSNLLKPNSIVGFSLTSISSKRLSASSSLSCSSSILSCSSSASLFLAPRTGSFKAFCGSTCSEANQEGTSSSPLSMSESPPPSSSTVVHSSEKIRNIRFCQWCGGQTKHGIPDGEEKLRAICTVCGRITYQNPKMVVGCLIHHENKVLLCRRKIEPSYGLWTLPAGYLEIGESAADGAIRETLEEANAEVEVTSPFAQLDIPLIGQTYIIFVGKLKKPHFSPGPESLECRLFPLDDIPFDSLAFSSMLVTLRLYVEDVKAGRTTFHYGTINKRPGTGASDIHAYTLDYHLRL; encoded by the exons ATGCTAAAGTCTGTTCATTTGTTCGGTTGCTCATCTGGGTTTGTTTCAAATCTTCTGAAACCCAATAGCATTGTTGGATTCAGTCTTACTTCCATCTCTTCTAAACGGTTGTCAGCGTCGTCTTCATTATCTTGTTCTTCTTCAATATTGTCATGTTCTAGCTCCGCTTCCCTGTTCTTGGCTCCTCGAACTGGTTCTTTCAAAGCATTTTGTGGGTCTACATGTTCTGAGGCAAATCAAGAAGGCACTTCCTCGTCTCCTTTGTCTATGTCAGAATCTCCTCCGCCATCATCTTCAACTGTAGTTCACTCTTCT GAAAAAATTCGTAATATACGGTTCTGTCAGTGGTGTGGAGGTCAAACAAAGCATGGAATACCTGATGGAGAGGAGAAATTGAGAGCTATTTGCACAGTTTGTGGGAGGATAACGTATCAAAATCCGAAGATG GTGGTGGGTTGTTTGATTCATCACGAAAACAAGGTCTTACTTTGTAGGAGGAAGATCGAGCCTTCTTATGGCCTTTG GACTCTTCCAGCTGGTTACTTGGAAATTGGGGAGTCAGCAGCTGATGGTGCAATTAGGGAAACCTTGGAAGAAGCAAATGCAGAAGTGGAAGTTACATCCCCTTTTGCTCAGTTAGACATCCCTCTAATTGGCCAA ACGTATATAATTTTCGTGGGAAAGTTGAAGAAACCCCATTTCTCTCCTGGTCCTGAATCCCTTGAGTGCCGCCTTTTTCCTCTTGACGATATACCTTTTGATTCTCTTGCATTTTCATCCATGCTGGTTACCTTAAGACTG TATGTTGAGGATGTCAAGGCAGGAAGAACCACATTCCACTATGGGACCATCAATAAAAG GCCTGGTACAGGTGCCTCAGATATTCATGCCTATACTCTTGACTATCATCTAAGATTGTGA
- the LOC103486759 gene encoding nudix hydrolase 23, chloroplastic isoform X3 has translation MLKSVHLFGCSSGFVSNLLKPNSIVGFSLTSISSKRLSASSSLSCSSSILSCSSSASLFLAPRTGSFKAFCGSTCSEANQEGTSSSPLSMSESPPPSSSTVVHSSSLMQEKIRNIRFCQWCGGQTKHGIPDGEEKLRAICTVCGRITYQNPKMVVGCLIHHENKVLLCRRKIEPSYGLWTLPAGYLEIGESAADGAIRETLEEANAEVEVTSPFAQLDIPLIGQTYIIFVGKLKKPHFSPGPESLECRLFPLDDIPFDSLAFSSMLVTLRLREHEERKQAIQKGKHRPKEAKKASKT, from the exons ATGCTAAAGTCTGTTCATTTGTTCGGTTGCTCATCTGGGTTTGTTTCAAATCTTCTGAAACCCAATAGCATTGTTGGATTCAGTCTTACTTCCATCTCTTCTAAACGGTTGTCAGCGTCGTCTTCATTATCTTGTTCTTCTTCAATATTGTCATGTTCTAGCTCCGCTTCCCTGTTCTTGGCTCCTCGAACTGGTTCTTTCAAAGCATTTTGTGGGTCTACATGTTCTGAGGCAAATCAAGAAGGCACTTCCTCGTCTCCTTTGTCTATGTCAGAATCTCCTCCGCCATCATCTTCAACTGTAGTTCACTCTTCT tctCTTATGCAGGAAAAAATTCGTAATATACGGTTCTGTCAGTGGTGTGGAGGTCAAACAAAGCATGGAATACCTGATGGAGAGGAGAAATTGAGAGCTATTTGCACAGTTTGTGGGAGGATAACGTATCAAAATCCGAAGATG GTGGTGGGTTGTTTGATTCATCACGAAAACAAGGTCTTACTTTGTAGGAGGAAGATCGAGCCTTCTTATGGCCTTTG GACTCTTCCAGCTGGTTACTTGGAAATTGGGGAGTCAGCAGCTGATGGTGCAATTAGGGAAACCTTGGAAGAAGCAAATGCAGAAGTGGAAGTTACATCCCCTTTTGCTCAGTTAGACATCCCTCTAATTGGCCAA ACGTATATAATTTTCGTGGGAAAGTTGAAGAAACCCCATTTCTCTCCTGGTCCTGAATCCCTTGAGTGCCGCCTTTTTCCTCTTGACGATATACCTTTTGATTCTCTTGCATTTTCATCCATGCTGGTTACCTTAAGACTG AGAGAACATGAAGAACGCAAGCAGGCAATTCAAAAGGGAAAGCACAGGCCAAAAGAAGCCAAAAAAGCTAGCAAAACCTAG
- the LOC103486759 gene encoding nudix hydrolase 23, chloroplastic isoform X1 — protein sequence MLKSVHLFGCSSGFVSNLLKPNSIVGFSLTSISSKRLSASSSLSCSSSILSCSSSASLFLAPRTGSFKAFCGSTCSEANQEGTSSSPLSMSESPPPSSSTVVHSSSLMQEKIRNIRFCQWCGGQTKHGIPDGEEKLRAICTVCGRITYQNPKMVVGCLIHHENKVLLCRRKIEPSYGLWTLPAGYLEIGESAADGAIRETLEEANAEVEVTSPFAQLDIPLIGQTYIIFVGKLKKPHFSPGPESLECRLFPLDDIPFDSLAFSSMLVTLRLYVEDVKAGRTTFHYGTINKRPGTGASDIHAYTLDYHLRL from the exons ATGCTAAAGTCTGTTCATTTGTTCGGTTGCTCATCTGGGTTTGTTTCAAATCTTCTGAAACCCAATAGCATTGTTGGATTCAGTCTTACTTCCATCTCTTCTAAACGGTTGTCAGCGTCGTCTTCATTATCTTGTTCTTCTTCAATATTGTCATGTTCTAGCTCCGCTTCCCTGTTCTTGGCTCCTCGAACTGGTTCTTTCAAAGCATTTTGTGGGTCTACATGTTCTGAGGCAAATCAAGAAGGCACTTCCTCGTCTCCTTTGTCTATGTCAGAATCTCCTCCGCCATCATCTTCAACTGTAGTTCACTCTTCT tctCTTATGCAGGAAAAAATTCGTAATATACGGTTCTGTCAGTGGTGTGGAGGTCAAACAAAGCATGGAATACCTGATGGAGAGGAGAAATTGAGAGCTATTTGCACAGTTTGTGGGAGGATAACGTATCAAAATCCGAAGATG GTGGTGGGTTGTTTGATTCATCACGAAAACAAGGTCTTACTTTGTAGGAGGAAGATCGAGCCTTCTTATGGCCTTTG GACTCTTCCAGCTGGTTACTTGGAAATTGGGGAGTCAGCAGCTGATGGTGCAATTAGGGAAACCTTGGAAGAAGCAAATGCAGAAGTGGAAGTTACATCCCCTTTTGCTCAGTTAGACATCCCTCTAATTGGCCAA ACGTATATAATTTTCGTGGGAAAGTTGAAGAAACCCCATTTCTCTCCTGGTCCTGAATCCCTTGAGTGCCGCCTTTTTCCTCTTGACGATATACCTTTTGATTCTCTTGCATTTTCATCCATGCTGGTTACCTTAAGACTG TATGTTGAGGATGTCAAGGCAGGAAGAACCACATTCCACTATGGGACCATCAATAAAAG GCCTGGTACAGGTGCCTCAGATATTCATGCCTATACTCTTGACTATCATCTAAGATTGTGA